Below is a genomic region from Balaenoptera acutorostrata chromosome 9, mBalAcu1.1, whole genome shotgun sequence.
ttaaacatggagttaccataCAACCTAAGAATTTCACTCCTACTTTAGACCCAAGAGAACATATGCTCATACAAACacatgtacataaatgttcagagcagcattactcataatagccccaaactggaaacaatttatCAACTTtggaatgaataagcaaaatgtggtgtatccagggcttccctggtggcgcagtgattgggagtctgcctgccaatgcaggggacacgggttcgagccctggtctgggaagatcccacatgccacggaacaactaggcccatgagccacaattactgagcctgcgcgtctggagcctgtgctccgcaacaagagaggccgcgatagtgagaggcccgcgcaccgcgatgaagagtggcccccgcttgccgcaactagagaaagccctcgcacagaaatgaagacccaacacagccataaataaataaattaaaaaaaaaaaaaaatgtggtgtatccacatcatggaatattattcagccctacaaatgaaatgaagtactgatcacactacaacatggatgaactttgaaaacgcGATGCTAAGGGAaaaaagccaggcacaaaaggtcacatattgcatgattccatttatatgaaatgtccagaatagacaaatctataaAGACGAAATTAGATTAGTGGTTACAGGGCTGGTGGGTGAGAGGGTTAGGGAGTGACTTCTAATGGATACAGGGTTTCTTCTGCgcacagtgaaaatattctggagtTAGGTGATGGTGATGATCACAAAGCATTGTGAACATATTAAAATGactgaattgtacacattaaaagtgtgaattttatggtatatgaattatattacAATTCTTAAAAACATTACATATCAAAATTGTGTAACTCAAAGGTACACTTGGAGGGAAATTTATCATTTTAGGtgcatacacagaaaaaaaaattaatgaaataagtgTCTAATTTAAGAAGTCATAAaattacaattgcatcaaaaagaataagatacttaggaataaatgtaactaaggaggtaaaagacctgtacttggaaagctataagacactgataaaataaactgaagaagacacaaatggaaagatatactgtgctcatggactggaagaattaatattgtttaaatgaccatactacccaaggcaatctacagattcaatgcaatccctatcaaaataccaatgacatttttcacaggactagaacaaataattctaaggtttgtatggaaacacaaaaggtcttgaatagccaaaacaatcttaagaaagaagaacaaaactgtagatatcacactccctgacttcaaactatactacatagctacagtaatcaaaacagtatggtactggtacaaaaacagacacatacatcaatggaacagaacagagagcccagaaatgaacccacacttgtATGggcaatttatgacaaaggagtcaagaatacaaaatgggggaaaagacagcctcttcaataaatgatgttaggaaatctggacagctacatgcaaaaaaatgaaactcgaatactttctcacaccatatacaaaaataaactcaaaatggattaaagatttaaaggtaagacctgaaaccataaaacttctagaagaagcCATAGGCAGTACGCTCTTTGACATGGGTCTTAgtaaaattattttggatatgtctcctcaggcaagggaaacaaaagcaaaaataaacaaacgggactacatcaaactaaaaagcttttgcacagcaaaggaaactgtcaacagaatgaaaagactgCCTACTGAACAGGAGAAgaaatttgcaaatgatatatccgaTGAGGGGTTAATAGCCAAAACATACAGaaaactcatacaactcgacatcaaaaaaacaaacaaccaaattaaaaaatggacagaggaactgaatagacatttttctaaagaagacatacagatggccaacgaacacatgaaaaaatcctcaacataactAATCAACATCGCAATAAgatttcacctcacacctgtcagaatggctattatttagttttttttttttttaatagtttttaatactttatttattttatttatttatttatttatgactgtgttgggtctcttagttttcgtgtgagggctttctctagttgcggcaagtgggggccactcttcatcgcggtgcgggggccgctcttcatcgcggtgcgcgggccttttcactatcgcggcccctcccgttgcggggcacaggctccagacgcgcaggctcagtagttgtggctcacgggcccagttgctccgtggcatgtgggatcttcccagaccagggctcgaacccgtgtcccctgcattggcaggcagattctcagccactgcgccaccagggaagcccccagaatggctattattaaaaagacaacaaataagtgttggcagggatgtagagaaaagggaacccttgtgcactgttggtgggaatgtaaattggtgcagccactatggagaacacggAGATTCCTCAAAATGGAATTCCTcactatggagattcctcaaaaaattaaaaatagaactatcatgacatccagcaattccactcctgagtatttttccaaagaaaatgaaaacgctaattcaaaaagacaaatactggatgattttgtttatatgtggaatctaaacaaacaaaacaaatgaacaaacacagcTAAACAGTAACAGagtcagagatacagagaacaaacaggtggttgccagaggggagggggagagagagagaagacaaataggtaagagagattaagaggtacaaactttcaattacaaaataaatgagtcacagatatgaaatgtacagtgtggggaatatagtcagtagttttgtagtatctttgtatggtgacagatgacaacTAGATTTATTGCAGTGATcgttttgaaatgtacagaaatatcgaatcactatgttgtggaCCAGGAACTCACACAGCGTTGTagttcaattatacttcaaaaacaaacaaacaaactcataggaaaAGAGATCACATTTGTGGTGATcagaggcaaggggtgggggcagagggaattggatgaaggtggtcaaaaggtatacATTTCCAGTTTTAAAGTGAATAAGTGCTAGGGCtgcaatgtacaacatgataaatagaaTTCACACTGCTATacgttatatatgaaagctgtgcagagagtaaaccctaagagcTTAAGAGtgctcatcacaaggaaaaaatacattttttctatgtctttaatgTTGtagctatatgagatgatagatgttcactaaacttactgtggtcatcattttatgatgtatgtaagtcaaatcattatgctgtgcatCTTATACAGTGCTGAATGTCAATTACACcacaataaaactggaaagaaaaaaaagacgtcataaaataaagtctaaaaataaatccaaagaaagcagAGGAATGAGATAACAAGCTAGAAAGCAAAGattaataatatagaaaaaatactaaaaaggatcaataaagtaaaaatatcattTCTATTTAAAGACTAATATTGACAAACCCCTCATAGgattaataaaacaaaagagggcttccctggtggtgcagtggttgagtatctgcctgccaatgtaggggacgggttcgagccctggtccaggaagatcccacatgccgcggagcaactaggcccgtgagccacaactactgagcctgcgcgtctggagcctgtgctccgcaacaagagaggccgcgatagtgagaggcccgcgcaacgcgatgaagagtggcccccgcttgccgcaactagagaaagccctcgcacagaaacgaagacctaacacagccaaaaataaataaataaataattctttaaaaaataaaataaataaataaataaataaaagagcaggCCTGACAGCTTTATAGACCAGTTCCACCAAACATTCAAGCAAAAAATCATACCCACCTTATGCAAACTcttctagaaaacagaaaaagagaaaacatttcccAGTTCACTTTACCAGCCAAATACAGCACCAATACCAAAACTAAACAAGGTAAGTATGAGAAAGGAAAACTATAGGCAAATCTCAGTCATGAACATGGATGTAAAATTATTGTATAAAAAAAGTTATGTCATGACTCTGTTGTTTTTATCTCAGGAATGTAAGGTtaatttaatattagaaaagtGATCAGTGTAACTTACCTTTTTAACAGATAGAAGAAAAAAGCTAATTCtaataataaagtatttaatAACATTAAGCTTCATTAATCTGATAAAAGGTgcatacaaaaatgaaaacaaggggcttccctggtggtgcagtggttaagaatctgcctgccaatgcaggggacacgggttcgagccctggcccgggaagatcccacatgccgtggagcagctaagcccatgcgccacaactactgaaggctgcgcacctggagccagtgctccacaacaagagaagccaccgcaatgagaagcccacgaaccgcaacgaagagcagaccccgctcactgcaactagagaaagcctgcacacagcaacaaagacccaacacagcaataaataaataaatatataaacaaaaacaaaaacaaaaacctagagTAGAAAAGTTTTTAGTGATGAAATCTACAGTCAACATTTACTAGTAAAAACTTTTCCTTTGAGAGAGGGGTAATACCAGGACATAGCCAGCGCTAGTCAGCATGCTGCAGGCCTGGCCAGCACATTACACAAGaaaatgcaacaaaaataataagaattggaaaagaaacaaattcatCACTATTCTCAGATGCTATACTGTCagttagaaaagcaaaaagaatctACAGAAAAATGAGTAAAGTTAACTACAGTTTAACAAGTTTGCTGGATACAGAATAAACTTAAAAGGTCAGCTGCATGCTACAGTATCAGCAACTACTTGGAAGAGGTAATTTTAAAAGAGATACCATTTACAACAGCAACAAGATGataaagtatctaggaataaatctcaaCAGATGTATAAGCCCTTtatgatgaaagacattaaagaaggcctaaataaagagatataccacattcttggataagaagactcaaaattgtaaagatgtcaattctccccaaattggtcTGCAGAGTCAATCCAATTCCAAAGTAAAATCTCAAAAGGGCTTTTTGTAGGACTTGgtaaactgatcctaaaattcacatagaaaaaacaaaaaaagcacagaGCACAAAGAGCTAAGAGACTCTTGAAGAAGGAATTCATCCTGTCCAATTTCAGGACTTATAAATCTATAGCTACTAAACCAATGCACTCTTGGCAGTGGGATAGGCCAAGGGACCGAAAAGCAactcagaaacagacccacacatacGTGGGAACTGTATGACGGGGCTGGCGCTGCAGGGAAAGGATAGACTTCTCAATAAGTGGTACAGGGAACAGTGGTCATCTGtttggggaaaaactgaaattaGATCCCTGGGAGGGAGAAGAATGCTTGAAAACAGAGAGGGCTGTGAGCCAGCCTGAGAACTGCTAAAGGGGGCAGGTCATGAGAGCAGAGCTGTAGTGGTGGACGCGACACAGCCGAAGCTGGCCAGTGAGACGCTGCAGCACCGGGGTGGGGTGGAAGCTGGGTTGGAGGGGGTTAAACACTGAACTGGAAGCCAGCAAGGAAACGCCGAGGGCGGCACTCCTGAGAAATTTCACTTTgaaggggagcagagaaatgggcTGGGGAGTGGGTGGAGAGACAGGCGACTGTTTTGAGGCAGGCAGTTCTCTCATCATGACACGGAGTGAGAGGTGACAGACGAAGGAGCAGGAGGCTTTCAGAGTGAGGGAGAAGGGAGTCTGGAGCAGAGGTGGGGGGTCCCCACGAGCAGGGACAGTTCTGCCACTGTCCCGGGCGGCAAGGCAGCAAAGGCAGGCACAGGTCTAGACAGGCTGGGGGATTTGGGGGTGGGAATGGGACGGGTGTCCCATGAAATCAGATGAGAGTGACAGTGGAGGCAGGTCCGAGGAGAGAGTGGGAACGTACTCATAGGAGCTGCTGGGGTCATGCAAAGTGCACAACTGAGGTTTGCGTCTGTGAATTTACAGGGAAAATACTGCCCCAGGTGTGTAACTTCTCTCCAGGCACAGTCAGCGGTCCTGGAGCCGGTGGAGAGGGTTCAACTAGGGTTATGGTTGTACCAGGTAAGAGGAGCAGAGGGACACAGGGGCCGGGAAACGCGAGCATTTGCAGGGGGGAGATTAAAATGGTGACTCCAACCTGGTAAGGATGAGGACTCTAGCCTGGTAAGAAGAGAAGGCAAGATGGGAGAGGAAGGATACCCCATGCATCTAGACGCCCAGGGAAAGGTGACAGAGGATCAAGGAGGGAGACAGGGGGCCAGGAGGAAGGTCTCGGAATGAGGAGTGACAGGAAGGTGGCTGGACAGCAACGAAGCCTTCTCCCCTTGTCAGCACTCTGGCTCAGACCCCAGCAAGGGAATCAAATGTGGCTCTTTGGAATTTACAAGGACATTCAATATTTCATCCTCAAAGCAAATTCGCGAGGTCAGCACAACTACCCCTACCTTACaagcgaggaaactgaggctcagagagaagacATGTCTGGGGCAGCAGGGCCAGACCCCGCCCCACTGCGCCCTCAATGCCAGGTCACCTGGGTAGTTGCGGCAGCCCCCCGCGGTGCTCCCCCGCCGCCAGGTGCCCTCGTACAAGGTGGTGTTCCAGTTGCAGAACCTCTGGCTCTTGAGCGCGTCGGGCGTCAGGTTGCAGATCTCCAGGCGGGTGAACTCACGCATGAAGTCTCGGAAGGACATCCTGGGGCGGGGGTCGAGGTGAGAGGTGAGCCAGGGCCCCCAGCCAGGGCACCGAGCGACGTGGCACGGCTGGGTTTGGGGGGATTGGGAGTTGGGGTGCCTGTCCCCAAGAACGGCCAGACTGAAGAGGGGCTGCTCACCAGAACTCCCCGTCCTCCATCTTGACCCGGAGCTGCTCCCGAACATAAGGGTCTACGTTGTTCCACTCCGAGGAGCTGTGGGGAAAGGGCACTGCCAGGGGCTGCCGGCCACTGACCTGCCCAGCCTCTGTCCCTGAGGCCTGTCCTCCCCTGGCCTGGGTCAGGAGGCCTCCTCCAGGCCAAGTCCAGAGATCCCAGTCCCAGGGGTTGTCTTATAGGGGCCGGGTCAGACGCCCCAAGGATGCTCACAGGCTGGGCACAGCGGCCCGCACAGCCTGAGCTCTGTCAGGGCAGTGCTCAGACCCAGTCGCATGCAGATGGGCCCCTCTGTCCAATCCCGAGCCCACCCTGGGCTGGCAGAGCCCCCGGCAGAAATGCCAGTGGCACTGAAcagcctcccccagcctccctggccGGTGTCCGCGGCCCCTCACCCGTCACTCCAGGCTCCTGTCCACTCCACCTCGCCCCAGGGGTTCCGCATCCGGATCAGGTTCACCATCTGGCCCTGGTAGTTCACCTGTTCCCCAGGCCTCCCATCAGTGCCTGCTTCTGGCACACACTTTTAGcaccccttccctccacctcacCCTTGCTGAGCCCAGCTCAGCACCCAGCACCCACCATGGGAAGCATAGCTGAGAAGCCTGATGGGGAATAACCTGCTGAGGAAGGCAGCTATCTGCACAAGCTAGAGTAAGTCAGGGTGGCACAAGATAAATATCTCTGGATGAGTCCCCAGGAGATAGAAAAGGTGCTGCAGGAGGTCAAGGGAAGAGTCGGCCTCTCCCACAGCCCTGGCCACGGGCCAGAGAGACAAGGAAGCAGGAACCACCCTGCAGGGAAGACCTCCACGTGGGGCAGTACCTGCTTGGCCCCGGTCACAGAGTAGGCGTGGCCCTTCACTAGCTTCTTGAAGGTGACAGCCTCCATATCCAGAATGCTGGAGATCTGCAGAAAGACCCACATACTATGGCCAGTGTTCCCATCCCCGGTCAGCAGATAAGCCCCAAGTCTTGGCATTCCCTTGCACACACAACAGCTATGGGAAGTGACAAGCAGGAACCCTGACCCCATCTCAGCCCCTGGAAGGGGTGCTGCCTGCTACTCCACCAATGTTACCACTGGTGGCGGGGCCTGTGCACCCCACTGACACTGCTTTTGGCCAGAGCTGGCCAGACCCCGTGCAAACATGCATGAACACATACATACAGCCATGCGTAGCCCCTCCCCTCACCACAGAGCCACGAGGTCCTCAGAGGACCTCGTGTGGAGGGACACAGTGAGGCGGAGAAGAGGGCCGAGAACCGACTAGAGTCGGGTAGGACTGGGGAAGAGCATGGGGGCGGGGTTAGAGTGGAGGATGCAGTGATGGGGTGGGTGGAGGCTGAGATCAAGGATGAAGGAGGTCTGAGGATGAGTCGTGGGAACAGAAAAGCAACTGAGGGAGTGAATGGAGTACGGGAAGAAGCGGGGGCCCACGGGAGCTGGGACTAGGAAGGAGCTGAGGTCTGAGGCTGCGAACTGGAGAGCAGACAGGCAAGGCCTTAGATGACAGGAACGTGGAGCTGAAGTCAGGAAAACAAGCTGAGGTCTGAGGTTTTGGGGACCAGGATGACGCCAGGCATGGAGGTGGAAGATGGGACTGAAgtgatgggtgaggctgggtgaGGATCCGGGGACGGTGTGAGGTGAAGGATGGGGTCCGGAGCCAAGCCTGCAGCGAGTCTGAGGCTGGGCTGGGTAGCGAGAGGGAACCCCTAGGAGGCTCAGGTCACGGGATGGCGCGCACTCACATCGATGGAGCAGCCCAGCAGGGAGCCTCGCTCCAGCGCCTTGAGGATGATGCTGTAGAGGTCGCTGGGTGCCTTCCGCAGCTCGTACCATTCGGTGACCCCACCTGTGAAGTCCTCAAAGCCCTCGGAGGTGCTGCCTCCTGAAAGGGCCTCGTAGCTGCCATTCACCCTGTGGGAGGCCCAGGTCAGCACTCTGCACCAAGCGGGACCCCACACTCTGGGGATGGCCTGGAGCTCTCGCTGGGCCCCTACTCACTTGGCATAGGCCTTCTCCAGCAGAGCACTCCAGAACTCGTTGCCTTGGGCAGAGTGCACGAACACCAGCTTCCCGTCCTTGGTGGGCAGCAGGTCATCCACCACCACGTCCACCCACTCCCCAAACTGCCACAGCTGGGGGAAGAGGGGCATAGTGAGTACCTGCTTTGAGATCCCCTGGGCCTGAGCTCAAGCCTCAGCAGCTCTCCCACTTACTAGATACCTGATTCTAGGTCATATACCCTAGACACGGGATCTGAGCAAGttatcctctctgagcctcactttccctcTCCACGACAGGGAAGAGCAATGCCTTCCTCGTGGGAAAACTAAAGAAGATTAGGAAGGCAGTTTTTAGGGCAGCATTGTTGATAGTTTTTGAAACAGACCAAGGTGACTCTTCAGGTATGGAGAGGTTGCAAAGCCCTTGGGCCTTGGCTCTCCTGGAACCTTTTAAGGCCATGacccctgcctttccccctccccattctaGGCCAGggggtaggtgtgtgtgtgtgtgtgtgtagggggggtGCGGATACCTATGTAAATTAGGTGTGGAATGAAAATGTGTCATCCAGATCCTTCAACCACAAGGTGGCCAGCAAACCGCAGGGTTTGCTTCATAGATGCCTTGAGGGGCAAGTTCCCCAGAGGGGTAGGAGTCGGCCCATCGAGGCCAAAAGTGACTCAGTGCTACGGCATTCGGGGCTGTGTGTGTGCGCGGAACAAGGGGGCgaggggaggaggtgggcccACCGTACTGTCTGTGAGGGAGTGAACGGGCCAATCAGAGGCCGGGGAGGAGCGGATTGGAGGAGTGAGGGGAAACGGTGGGGAAAGGGCGGTGAGGCCACGCCCCAGTGGGCCAGCGCTGGCAGGTGCCGCGCTTGGCCAAAGTAGTTGCCACCACACAGTGGGTCCTGCAAGTCAAGCTGTAGGCGCTGAGGCGGGTGAGGACGAGGTAGGGCAAGGGGCTCCCTGGCTAGGCGGAAGGAGAGGACACCGGGGCCAGAGATTCTCATCCAGGCTTCCTGGGGGTGTGTCTCTCCCAAAACCAGCCTACTGAGAATTCATTAGTGTGATTTGAAAAATGGGCCCTGTGCGCAAACAACATCAGGAAAAGCTGGTTCAGATAGGCTTAATCCCGAGTCTTTCTTTTCTGCAAGGCTCTCTAAGAGGCTGGCGATTGCCAAAGTGCAGGCGGAGTTGGGAgtgggagtgggtgggtgggtggactGATGCCAAGGGTGTAGATGGCCACATGTGCTGGTCGGTTTTCCCCGGCAGAACACTCTGTTTctcagatagggaaactgagaccctGAGGAGGAAAAGGATTTGTCCCACAGGACATAACACAGAGATCTTTCTactcttctaagcactttttTCCCCCGATGTGCACAAGCATCCAGGAAAGCTGCCAGCCGAAATACCTGCCCAACCGTTTCACACATGACAGATTCTCACACATGACAGATCGGAGATGGAATCAAGAGGTCAAATACAATACTTTCGAGAGGGAGGACTGGCCCTGCAAGGTGTGGGCCTGAGCCACCCTAACTTCAGTGTCCCCACCACCTCCAGTGCCTGCtacccctctccctcaccccccttGCCCAAGATGCACGTGGGGCTCCTCACCTGGAAATGGAAGATGCCGACATAGCCATCCTGGAAGCTTTGGCCATGTGGAACTACTCGGTGCAGGAGGGTGTCATTGAGGGTAAGGGAGGCGATGGCCGCCAGGAGCCAACAGTCCCCTGGGATGGGAAACAGCCACGTCAGGCCTGCTCTACCAATCTGCACCCAATGGTGCACACGAGTGCCATGCTGGGGAGAAGCTGGGGTTCCCTGGGCAGGGTGCCCCTCAACTTACAGAAAAGACCCAGGAATCTGGGCAAACCAGCCCCAGCACTGATAGCCAGAGCCTGCTTGGGCTTGCAGAAGGGAggggctgaggcagagcaggaaggAACGGGTATAGGGAACTACTTTGGAAAAACACTCAAAACACCCCAGGGCCTACCCAGTGCTCCCTGGCAGATGTCTGTGCGGGTGGCTCCGTCCACGATGAACTGGGGGTTTGAGAACAGCTCCTGCAAGAGACCCAGAGTCCTGTCTCTGGGCCAGCCCCTCCTAGAAACTGGAACCCAGCCATCCCAGACCCCACTCTAGGGACCTGGAGTCCTATTCCCACTCCTCACCCAGGAAGGGGGTAAACTGGATCCCACCCAGGGTGGCCCCTCTCACCGTGGGACGCTTCCACTTGATGCCATAGGTTTTGGAGGAGTTAGGGCCCAGGTCCTTGAAGCCCAGGCTCTGGGGCACTGGGGGGAAAGCCTCATCACGGAAGAGGGCCCCACTCTGCAGGCAGTGAGCCCGCAGCTGAGCATAATCCTGGCCCAGGTACTTGATGGCGTTTTCATGGCGGCCCAGGCCCAGCTCCTTGGCCCGCTGCTTTTGCACTTGTGCAGACACCCCGGTGCAGTACACCGGAGTGATGACCTCCTCAGCCATCCTGTGGGAGAGATGAGCCTGCTCAGAACCCAGGCCTTCCCAGGACTAGAGCTGGGGCTCCTGTCTGCTAACACTGCTCTCCAGCCTGCTGCCATCCTTCCTCCCCAGACCTGGGGTTTCCCCCCTTCACTGCTCCTCTCACTGAATCAGGGCTGCCACCTCCCTTTGCTCCCAGAACCCTGGAGAGGGGCTTCCCATCCCCCCAGGTATGCTGGCCACCATCTCCCTACCCCCACCCAGTGCTACCACCTCTCTTCTCCCAGATGCCCATTGTCCTGGGTCTGCAGTCCTGTGGTCAGCCAGTCAGGCTGGGGAAGGGCGGAGCCCGAAATAATAACACAAGGAACCAGGAAGGTGGGAGACcccagggaaggcctctttgacTGTTTCCCTGCCTGTAACCCCCCTCCTCAAACTAGCCGAGCTCCTGTACACTGGCCCCTTTCCCTGGCTTGGGGGCTGAGTACTCCAGGCCGTCGGGgtccccctccccaggctcctgAGACAGGTGGAATGATCAGGGCTGCTGCGCCTCAGTCCTTTCCCCTccggccctcccccagcccagcgcAGCCCGGCCGCTGGAGACAGTGAGGAACGCAGGCTGGGGCGGGCGCCGGAGCTGTGCGGCttccccagcccccgccccagtCCCAGGCACTCAGAGAGCCCGGGGTAGAGGTAGCCCCTCAGCCCGGGAGCAGTGGCCAGGCTCCGGGAACACCGGCCCGGCCACCCACCTCCTTACCTGGGGGAGGAGTGTTCGGGGGGTCGCTGCGGTCCCTGCGGCTAGCTTCCCCGGTGGCAGCTAAGGACAGGGCCCAACCAGGAAGAGCGCtcctccccgccctcctcccGCGGCCCCtccgccctcctccctccctccttctgctccttctcttcctcctcctcgggCTCCAACCCCGCTTCCTCTCTGCACTCCCTTATCTCTCGGGCACCTTCTCAGACTATCTCTCTCACTCACGGTgtctccccgcccctccctccgcAGACGCCGGGCCAACTGCGCGAGAGGACAAATTAGTAAAAGGCAGAGTTGTCCCCGGGGAGGGGCCAGCGCCAgtcggggtggggagggctggggcccGGGCGGAAGGGCACcgcgggggatggggagggagaggacaggACAGGGGGTATTTTTAACCAGGGGCAACAGCTCGAGTTGCAGGGCCGGGCGGCCCCACCCCACGCGGCGCCCCCAGAGGGCATTCCCGGGAGTCCGGCCCGGCGGCGCCGCCGCCCACAGCCCCGGGTCCGTCCCCCCGGCGCCCCTCCTCCGCGGGGCCGCAGCTGTCCctccgcccccggccccgcgcgTCCTAAGCGCAGGGCCGAGATTACCTCGGGCTGAGGCAGCTGCTCGGAGGAGGGGCCGGGCTGGCGGCGAGTCGACCCCTGCCGGACGCTCTGCAAACGGCAGCCCCACCCTGCTGGGTCCTCGCCGCAGCCCGGCTCCTGGGCAGGGCCGGCTTCCCCCGACCCCACCCCCACGCCACCCCCCGTGCCCTGGGGCGCAGGCTCCGGGCGCCGCCACCCCGCCTTAGCGGCTCCGGGCGCCGGGTGGGGCTCGGGGAACCGGTCCCCCACGCCCGGGCCGGCTgcgtgaccttgggtgagtcccTGCCCCTCTCGGCCTTAGTTTCCCCATTCGCGCAGCAACTGTGATGAAATGAGGAACTGCGGAAGCCCatctttctcttgctctctgagGTTTCTTGAACCTGGAAATTACGAGGTCGGCATCCCTGCCCTCTCCTCCAAGCCCTCGCTCGCCCATCCACCTGGGAACGCCTGTGTGCCGCTTTACCCAGGAGGCGGCGGGAGAGACTGCGAGCAGGACAGTAGGCCCACCCGGGACCCGGAGAGACCCCACCTCCCGAGATGCAGAAGGTGGAGAGCCGAGAAGTAGGAGGGAGCGAGACTGCAGCGGTCCGGTCCCCCAGCTCAGGGCTT
It encodes:
- the CAPN1 gene encoding calpain-1 catalytic subunit, which gives rise to MAEEVITPVYCTGVSAQVQKQRAKELGLGRHENAIKYLGQDYAQLRAHCLQSGALFRDEAFPPVPQSLGFKDLGPNSSKTYGIKWKRPTELFSNPQFIVDGATRTDICQGALGDCWLLAAIASLTLNDTLLHRVVPHGQSFQDGYVGIFHFQLWQFGEWVDVVVDDLLPTKDGKLVFVHSAQGNEFWSALLEKAYAKVNGSYEALSGGSTSEGFEDFTGGVTEWYELRKAPSDLYSIILKALERGSLLGCSIDISSILDMEAVTFKKLVKGHAYSVTGAKQVNYQGQMVNLIRMRNPWGEVEWTGAWSDGSSEWNNVDPYVREQLRVKMEDGEFWMSFRDFMREFTRLEICNLTPDALKSQRFCNWNTTLYEGTWRRGSTAGGCRNYPATFWVNPQFKIQLEETDDPDDDYSGRESGCSFLLALMQKHRRRERRFGRDMETIGFAVYEVPPELMGQPAVHLKRDFFLANASRARSEQFINLREVSTRFRLPPGEYVVVPSTFEPNKEGDFVLRFFSEKSAGTQELDDQIQANLPDEQVLSEEEIDENFKSLFRQLAGEDMEISVKELRTILNRIISKHKDLRTKGFSLESCRSMVNLMDRDGNGKLGLVEFNILWNRIRNYLSIFRKFDLDKSGSMSAYEMRMAIESAGFKLSKKLYELIITRYSEPDLAVDFDNFVCCLVRLETMFRFFKTLDTDLDGVVTFDLFKWLQLTMFA